One stretch of Pseudomonas sp. NC02 DNA includes these proteins:
- a CDS encoding cysteine dioxygenase: protein MTQARHPERLRAFIGALAELIDGNPREGDLLHRGGKLLAQLVSHDDWLPDEFAQPDPERYQQFLLHADSRQRFSIVSFVWGPGQTTPIHDHRVWGLIGMLRGSEYSQGFARNAEGALVADGKRIQLEPGQVEAVSPKIGDIHQVSNAFRDQVSISIHVYGANIGAVRRAVYQPDGSEKLFISGYSNAFLPNIWDLSKDALSKESPAP, encoded by the coding sequence ATGACCCAGGCCCGACACCCGGAGAGACTCAGAGCATTCATTGGCGCCCTGGCGGAATTGATCGACGGCAACCCTCGCGAAGGCGACCTGCTGCACCGCGGCGGCAAGCTACTGGCGCAACTGGTCAGCCACGATGACTGGCTGCCGGACGAGTTTGCCCAACCCGACCCCGAGCGTTATCAGCAATTCCTGCTGCACGCCGATTCGCGCCAGCGCTTCAGCATCGTCAGCTTTGTGTGGGGGCCGGGGCAGACCACGCCGATCCATGACCATCGCGTGTGGGGGCTGATCGGCATGCTGCGCGGTTCCGAGTATTCCCAGGGCTTTGCGCGTAACGCCGAGGGCGCACTGGTCGCCGACGGCAAGCGCATCCAGCTGGAACCCGGCCAGGTGGAAGCCGTGTCGCCGAAGATCGGTGACATCCATCAAGTCAGCAATGCCTTCCGTGACCAGGTGTCCATCAGCATTCATGTGTATGGCGCCAACATCGGTGCGGTGCGCCGCGCCGTGTACCAGCCGGACGGCAGCGAGAAACTGTTTATCTCCGGTTATTCCAACGCTTTTCTCCCGAACATCTGGGATTTGTCCAAAGACGCCCTGTCCAAAGAGAGCCCTGCCCCATGA
- a CDS encoding ABC transporter ATP-binding protein, giving the protein MSILEASTAPVQLRNVVRQFGQQRVIDGLDLDIAPGEFVALLGASGSGKTTLLRSLAGLDSIDSGQLRVPKARAAVFQEPRLMPWKRAWKNVILGLRVPDAKARAVQALTEVGLAHRLEAYPATLSGGEAQRVALARGLVREPKLLLLDEPFAALDALTRIKMHRLIIELWRKHTPAVLLVTHDVDEAILLADRVIVLAEGKIAEQLRIDLPRARDTGQDGFQAIRARLLSLLGVEVDAPAAQPANASVRRFAHG; this is encoded by the coding sequence ATGTCGATTCTCGAAGCTTCAACAGCACCGGTGCAGTTGCGCAATGTGGTGCGCCAGTTCGGCCAGCAGCGGGTCATCGACGGCCTGGACCTGGATATCGCCCCGGGGGAGTTCGTTGCGTTGCTGGGCGCCAGCGGGTCCGGCAAGACCACTTTGCTGCGCAGCCTCGCGGGCCTGGACAGCATCGACAGCGGCCAGTTGCGCGTGCCCAAGGCCCGGGCGGCGGTGTTCCAGGAGCCGCGCCTGATGCCGTGGAAGCGCGCCTGGAAAAACGTGATTCTCGGCCTGCGGGTTCCCGACGCCAAGGCCCGTGCGGTGCAGGCGTTGACGGAAGTCGGGCTGGCCCATCGGCTGGAGGCGTACCCGGCGACCCTCTCCGGCGGCGAGGCCCAGCGCGTGGCATTGGCCCGCGGCCTGGTGCGCGAGCCCAAGCTGCTGTTGCTCGACGAACCGTTCGCCGCGCTGGATGCGCTGACCCGCATCAAGATGCATCGCCTGATCATCGAGCTCTGGCGCAAACACACGCCGGCCGTGTTGCTGGTGACCCACGACGTCGACGAAGCGATCCTGCTGGCCGACCGCGTGATCGTGCTGGCGGAGGGCAAGATTGCCGAGCAACTGCGCATCGACCTGCCCCGTGCACGGGATACCGGCCAGGACGGTTTCCAGGCGATTCGCGCGCGCTTGCTGAGCCTGTTGGGGGTTGAAGTGGACGCCCCGGCCGCCCAGCCTGCGAACGCCAGCGTCAGGCGGTTTGCCCATGGTTGA
- a CDS encoding ABC transporter permease has translation MTEKSLNASSFSVDKAEGQAGVASRLIPRWLRNWRTPDVLLRLVSPIVLLLLWELASELGLIPARIIAAPSQIGGTLWAMIVSGELGKHLLVSLQRALLGLSIGVSIGVVAALITGLSKRGEVILDSPMQMLRTIPSLALVPLFILWFGIGEFTKIALIVTGTTFPVYLNLFAGIRNIDPKLIEAANTLGLNRRELIWHVILPGSLPSFFVGLRYSLGISWLALVFVEQINTTAGIGYLASDARDFMRTDVIVICLLIYSVLGLLIDGLIRTLERFALAWRPSFVRN, from the coding sequence ATGACTGAAAAGTCCCTTAACGCCAGTTCGTTTTCCGTCGACAAGGCCGAGGGTCAAGCCGGCGTTGCATCCCGCTTGATTCCGCGCTGGCTGCGCAACTGGCGCACCCCCGATGTGTTGCTGCGGCTGGTCAGCCCGATTGTGTTGCTGTTGCTGTGGGAACTGGCCTCCGAGCTGGGCTTGATCCCGGCACGGATCATCGCCGCTCCGTCTCAGATTGGCGGCACCCTGTGGGCAATGATCGTCTCCGGAGAGCTGGGCAAGCACCTGCTGGTGTCCCTGCAACGGGCGCTGCTGGGCTTGAGCATCGGCGTGAGTATCGGGGTGGTGGCCGCGTTGATCACCGGCCTGTCGAAGCGCGGCGAGGTAATCCTCGACTCACCGATGCAGATGCTGCGCACCATTCCTTCCCTGGCACTGGTGCCGTTGTTCATCCTCTGGTTCGGCATCGGCGAGTTCACCAAGATCGCACTGATCGTTACCGGTACCACCTTTCCGGTGTACCTCAACCTGTTCGCCGGCATCCGCAACATCGACCCCAAACTGATCGAGGCCGCCAACACCCTCGGCCTCAACCGTCGCGAGCTGATCTGGCACGTGATCCTGCCGGGCTCGTTGCCTTCGTTTTTTGTCGGCCTGCGCTATTCCCTGGGCATCTCCTGGCTGGCCCTGGTGTTTGTCGAGCAAATCAACACCACCGCCGGTATCGGCTACCTGGCCAGTGATGCGCGGGACTTCATGCGCACCGACGTGATCGTGATCTGCCTGTTGATCTATAGCGTGCTGGGCCTGCTGATCGACGGCTTGATCCGCACCCTGGAACGTTTTGCCCTGGCCTGGCGCCCATCGTTTGTGAGGAACTGA
- a CDS encoding LysR family transcriptional regulator: MKIDDIDAFVEVIRCQSISHAAESLQLTQPAITRRVQNFEQALGVELFDRNTKPLKPTLIGTRVYEQCRSILREMDALRELVATDAPPTGLLRLGVPQTIGDVVLLDALKHLRSEFPELRAQVATGWGSQLVGKIERGELDAAAALFPAGKIFPDNIVGESIGKMELVVVCAKAQLPKKPCKLADVYQNGWILNPDGCGFRAGLQRTLSDQGLALRVNLETFGTELQLGLVADGLGLGLVPRPLLERSAHRDQLAAMPLKDFKPVMDLWLIYPHFLGNLQGPVDAFGKLVAASLHKVRNAA, encoded by the coding sequence ATGAAAATTGACGATATCGATGCCTTTGTCGAAGTGATTCGTTGCCAGTCCATCAGCCATGCCGCCGAGTCGCTGCAACTGACCCAGCCGGCCATTACCCGTCGCGTGCAGAACTTCGAGCAGGCGCTGGGGGTGGAGTTGTTCGACCGCAACACCAAGCCGCTCAAGCCTACTTTGATCGGAACGCGGGTGTATGAACAGTGCCGTTCGATCCTTCGGGAAATGGACGCCCTGCGTGAACTGGTGGCCACCGACGCGCCGCCCACCGGCCTGCTGCGCCTGGGGGTGCCGCAGACCATTGGCGACGTGGTGTTGCTGGACGCCCTCAAGCACCTGCGCAGTGAATTCCCCGAGCTGCGGGCCCAGGTGGCTACCGGCTGGGGCAGCCAACTGGTGGGCAAGATCGAGCGCGGCGAACTGGACGCGGCGGCGGCGCTGTTTCCGGCGGGCAAGATCTTCCCGGACAACATCGTCGGCGAGTCCATCGGCAAGATGGAACTGGTGGTGGTGTGTGCCAAGGCCCAACTGCCGAAGAAGCCCTGCAAGCTGGCGGACGTGTACCAGAATGGCTGGATCCTGAACCCGGATGGCTGCGGTTTCCGTGCCGGGTTGCAACGCACCCTGTCGGACCAGGGCCTGGCGTTGCGGGTCAACCTGGAGACCTTCGGCACCGAGCTGCAACTGGGCCTGGTGGCTGACGGCCTGGGCCTCGGCCTGGTGCCACGCCCGCTGCTGGAGCGCAGTGCCCATCGCGATCAACTGGCGGCCATGCCACTGAAGGACTTCAAGCCGGTGATGGACCTGTGGCTGATCTACCCGCATTTCCTGGGCAACCTGCAAGGGCCGGTGGACGCGTTTGGCAAGCTGGTGGCGGCGTCGTTGCACAAGGTGCGCAATGCAGCGTGA
- a CDS encoding class II aldolase/adducin family protein: MSSVTSISSVSNNVRQRVTPEEWEVRVKLAAAYRLAALYKWTDHIYTHFSARVPGPEEHFLINAYGLLFDEISASNLVKVDIDGTIVDDPTGLGINYAGYVIHSAIHAARHDLQAVLHTHTRDGIAVSAQKDGLLPISQHSIGFSGRVAYHGYEGVALDLDERERLVADLGDKSVMILRNHGLLTAGVSVEHAFQQLQGLERACNIQIAAQAGGNAELIFPPAEVVAKVEKQAEVFKSGDGPGVARHWNALIRQLERTDTDYKL, encoded by the coding sequence ATGAGCAGCGTCACCTCGATCTCCAGTGTCTCGAACAACGTCCGCCAGCGGGTTACCCCGGAAGAGTGGGAGGTGCGCGTTAAACTTGCGGCGGCCTATCGGCTGGCGGCCTTGTACAAGTGGACCGACCACATCTACACGCACTTCTCCGCCCGGGTGCCGGGGCCTGAGGAGCATTTCCTGATCAATGCCTACGGGCTGTTGTTCGATGAGATCAGCGCTTCGAATCTGGTCAAGGTGGATATCGACGGCACGATTGTCGATGACCCTACGGGCCTGGGGATCAACTATGCGGGCTATGTGATCCACAGCGCTATCCATGCGGCTCGCCACGATTTGCAGGCCGTGCTGCATACGCATACGCGCGACGGTATTGCGGTGTCGGCGCAGAAGGACGGGTTGTTGCCGATCTCCCAGCATTCCATCGGGTTTTCCGGGCGCGTTGCGTACCACGGGTATGAAGGTGTGGCCCTTGACCTGGATGAGCGTGAGCGGTTGGTGGCCGACCTGGGGGACAAGAGCGTGATGATCCTGCGCAATCATGGATTGCTGACGGCGGGGGTGAGTGTGGAGCATGCGTTCCAGCAGCTGCAGGGGCTGGAGCGGGCGTGCAATATCCAGATTGCGGCGCAGGCGGGGGGAAATGCCGAGTTGATCTTTCCGCCGGCGGAGGTGGTGGCCAAGGTGGAGAAGCAGGCAGAAGTGTTCAAGAGCGGGGATGGGCCGGGGGTGGCGCGGCACTGGAATGCGTTGATTCGGCAATTGGAGCGTACGGATACTGATTACAAACTTTGA
- a CDS encoding LLM class flavin-dependent oxidoreductase codes for MSIEFIGYIGGHHASEIHPRSGPTLQPDYVETVARAHEEAGFDRALVAFHSNSPDSTLIAAHAASVTKKLQFLIAHRPGFVQPTLAARQFATLDVFNGGRTAVHIITGGDDRELRADGSHIDKDERYARTDEYLSVVRQEWTSEKPFDHHGTYYRYEGAFSTVKSPQQPHIPLYFGGSSAAAIAVAGKHADVYALWGETYEQVKEVVTQVRAEAARHGRTVRFSLSLRPILAETEALAWERADSILEQATALAEKNGFVRREPPNEGSRRLLAAAAQGSRLDKRLWTGIAGLLGAQGNSTSLVGTADQVAEALLDYYDLGITTFLIRGFDPLNDAIDYGKRLIPLTRQLVAERERQAAGKVA; via the coding sequence ATGAGCATCGAATTTATCGGCTATATCGGCGGCCACCACGCCTCCGAGATCCACCCTCGCAGCGGCCCGACCTTGCAGCCCGACTACGTGGAGACCGTGGCCCGCGCCCACGAAGAGGCCGGCTTCGACCGCGCGCTGGTGGCCTTCCATTCCAACAGCCCGGACAGTACGTTGATCGCTGCGCATGCGGCCAGCGTGACGAAAAAGCTGCAGTTCCTGATTGCCCACCGGCCCGGCTTCGTCCAACCCACCCTCGCTGCGCGGCAGTTCGCCACGCTGGATGTGTTCAACGGCGGGCGCACCGCGGTGCACATCATCACCGGCGGCGACGACCGTGAACTGCGGGCCGATGGCAGTCATATCGACAAGGATGAGCGTTATGCGCGCACCGACGAGTACTTGAGCGTGGTGCGGCAGGAATGGACCAGTGAAAAGCCCTTCGACCATCACGGCACTTACTACCGGTACGAGGGTGCGTTTTCGACGGTGAAGTCGCCGCAGCAGCCGCATATACCGTTGTATTTTGGCGGGTCTTCAGCGGCGGCCATTGCGGTGGCGGGCAAGCATGCGGATGTGTATGCGCTGTGGGGTGAGACCTACGAGCAGGTGAAGGAAGTAGTCACACAGGTGCGGGCTGAGGCGGCCAGGCATGGGCGTACGGTTCGCTTCAGTTTGTCGTTGCGGCCGATTCTGGCAGAGACTGAAGCGCTGGCTTGGGAGCGTGCGGACAGCATCCTGGAGCAGGCGACGGCGTTGGCTGAGAAGAATGGGTTTGTGAGGCGTGAACCGCCGAATGAGGGGTCGCGGCGGCTGTTGGCGGCGGCGGCCCAGGGGTCGCGGTTGGATAAGCGGTTGTGGACCGGGATTGCGGGGTTGCTGGGGGCCCAGGGTAACTCTACATCGCTGGTGGGTACGGCTGATCAGGTGGCCGAGGCGTTGCTGGATTATTACGACCTGGGTATCACGACGTTTTTGATTCGTGGGTTTGATCCGCTGAATGATGCTATTGATTACGGGAAGAGGCTGATTCCGCTGACTCGGCAGTTGGTGGCTGAGCGGGAGCGCCAGGCGGCTGGAAAAGTGGCCTGA